A window of Aerococcus urinae contains these coding sequences:
- the rlmB gene encoding 23S rRNA (guanosine(2251)-2'-O)-methyltransferase RlmB produces the protein MSPKSKKSPKDFVLGYHAVQAALDSSQEIYQAYLQEGQHSKRHQAVEKGLKDRQIPISYRSKRDLDQLTQGANHQGFVLEVAAYQYYSVDDLFQVAKDRGEDPFFILLDGIMDPHNLGSILRTADACGAHGIIIPKHRAAGVTPTVAKISTGAIEYVPVARVTNMTQTIEELKERGLWVFGTDMEGQDYWDMDASLPIAVVIGNEEKGISPRVKKALDGVLTIPMRGHVQSLNASVAAALVMYEVYGKRRLTP, from the coding sequence ATGAGTCCTAAGTCAAAAAAATCGCCAAAAGATTTCGTCTTGGGCTACCATGCAGTCCAAGCTGCTTTGGACAGCTCACAAGAAATCTACCAAGCCTACCTGCAAGAAGGCCAACATTCTAAACGCCATCAAGCAGTCGAAAAAGGCTTGAAGGACCGTCAGATTCCCATTAGTTACCGGTCCAAGCGCGATTTGGACCAGTTGACCCAAGGGGCTAACCACCAAGGTTTTGTCTTGGAAGTGGCAGCCTACCAGTATTACAGTGTGGATGACCTATTCCAAGTGGCTAAGGACCGCGGGGAAGATCCTTTCTTTATCCTCTTGGACGGGATTATGGACCCTCATAACCTGGGCAGTATTTTACGGACAGCGGATGCCTGTGGGGCACATGGAATTATTATTCCTAAGCATCGGGCAGCTGGCGTGACCCCGACTGTGGCTAAGATTTCGACTGGGGCCATTGAATATGTGCCGGTAGCCCGGGTAACCAACATGACTCAAACCATTGAAGAGTTAAAGGAAAGGGGCCTTTGGGTCTTTGGAACCGACATGGAAGGCCAGGACTATTGGGACATGGATGCCAGCTTACCGATCGCCGTAGTCATTGGTAACGAAGAGAAGGGGATTTCTCCCCGGGTCAAGAAGGCCTTGGACGGGGTCTTAACCATTCCCATGCGGGGCCATGTCCAGAGCTTGAATGCCAGTGTGGCGGCTGCCTTAGTCATGTATGAAGTCTATGGAAAGCGGCGGCTGACCC